The following are from one region of the Silene latifolia isolate original U9 population chromosome 9, ASM4854445v1, whole genome shotgun sequence genome:
- the LOC141599482 gene encoding uncharacterized protein LOC141599482, whose amino-acid sequence MASTTLSRSLTTAISTPSPLSHPTLTNSSLSFTSPFKPRSLSLSSPPKHLSLFVLSATTSDDAIPIENRFPAFPTILDINQIREILPHRFPFLLVDRVVEYNPGVSAVGIKNVTINDNFFPGHFPERPIMPGVLMVEAMAQVGGLVMLQPEIGGSRENFFFAGIDKVRFRKPVIAGDTLVMRMTLTKLQKRFGIAKMEGKAYVGGEVVCEGEFLMAMGTSIE is encoded by the exons ATGGCGTCCACGACACTCTCACGCTCCCTCACCACCGCCATTTCCACACCATCACCATTATCCCATCCTACTCTCACTAACTCATCTCTCTCCTTCACCTCCCCTTTTAAACCCAGATCCCTTTCCCTCTCTTCACCCCCCAAACACCTCTCGCTTTTCGTCCTATCCGCTACTACCTCTGACGATGCCATCCCCATTGAAAACA GATTCCCGGCTTTCCCCACAATCTTGGATATTAATCAGATTCGAGAAATTCTGCCTCACAG GTTTCCATTTCTGTTAGTGGATAGAGTGGTGGAATACAACCCTGGTGTGTCGGCAGTTGGGATCAAGAATGTGACCATTAATGATAATTTCTTCCCTGGCCATTTTCCCGAGAGGCCCATTATGCCCGGTGTTCTTATGGTTGAG GCAATGGCACAAGTAGGTGGATTGGTGATGCTACAGCCGGAAATAGGAGGATCTCGTGAGAATTTCTTCTTTGCTGGAATTGACAAAGTTAGATTCAGGAAACCAGTGATTGCCGGGGATACGTTGGTGATGCGAATGACACTAACCAAATTACAGAAACGCTTTGGGATAGCCAAAATGGAAGGCAAAGCATATGTTGGAGGCGAAGTCGTGTGTGAAGGAGAGTTTTTGATGGCTATGGGCACTTCTATCGAGTAA
- the LOC141599483 gene encoding glutamate decarboxylase-like, protein MALLKATQESDVSVHSTFASRYVRVCLPRFRMPEQSIPKEAAYQIINDELMLDGNPRLNLASFVTTWMEPECDKLMMASINKNYVDMDEYPVTTELQNRCVNMIANLFNAPLGESEVAVGVGTVGSSEAIMLAGLAFKRKWQNKRKEQGLPFDKPNIVTGANVQVCWEKFARYFEVELKEVKLSDGYYVMDPEKAVEMVDENTICVAAILGSTLNGEFEDVKLLNDLLEAKNAETGWDTPIHVDAASGGFIAPFIYPDIVWDFRLPLVKSINVSGHKYGLVYAGVGWVIWRSKVDLPDELIFHINYLGADQPTFTLNFSKGSNQIIAQYYQLIRLGFEGYKNIMENCQENAKILREGLEKTERFNIISKDIGVPLVAFSLKDNSLHNEFEISDMMRRFGWIIPAYSMPPDAEHVTVLRVVIREDFSRTLADRLVNDILKVLVELDALPARASAKLSVASGAEEVSRKKTAMEVQMEVCNVWKKFVTDKKNYKTNGVC, encoded by the exons ATGGCTCTTCTAAAAGCAACTCAGGAAAGTGATGTCTCTGTTCACTCCACTTTTGCTTCCAGATATGTTCGCGTCTGTCTTCCTAG gTTCAGGATGCCAGAACAATCAATACCAAAAGAGGCAGCATATCAAATAATAAACGATGAACTAATGTTGGATGGAAATCCAAGGTTGAATTTGGCATCATTTGTTACAACTTGGATGGAGCCTGAATGTGACAAACTTATGATGGCTTCCATTAACAAGAACTACGTCGACATGGATGAATATCCTGTTACTACTGAGCTCCAG AATAGATGTGTGAACATGATAGCGAATTTGTTCAACGCACCACTTGGAGAGTCGGAGGTTGCAGTCGGAGTAGGAACCGTGGGTTCATCGGAGGCAATCATGCTTGCTGGCTTAGCTTTCAAGAGAAAGTGGCAAAACAAGAGGAAGGAACAAGGCTTACCTTTTGACAAGCCTAACATTGTCACTGGTGCTAATGTTCAG GTTTGCTGGGAGAAATTTGCAAGGTACTTTGAGGTTGAGTTGAAGGAAGTTAAGCTAAGCGACGGGTACTATGTCATGGACCCTGAAAAGGCAGTCGAAATGGTGGACGAGAACACCATTTGTGTTGCTGCCATTCTTGGTTCAACTCTCAatggagagtttgaagatgttaAGCTTTTGAACGATCTCCTTGAGGCAAAGAACGCGGAAACTGG ATGGGATACACCAATTCATGTGGATGCAGCAAGTGGTGGGTTCATAGCACCATTCATATACCCGGACATAGTGTGGGATTTCAGGCTGCCATTAGTGAAGAGTATCAATGTAAGTGGGCACAAGTACGGCCTTGTTTACGCTGGTGTCGGATGGGTCATCTGGAGAAGCAAGGTCGATTTGCCTGATGAACTCATCTTTCACATTAACTACCTTGGTGCTGATCAACCCACCTTTACCCTCAACTTCTCCAAAGGATCGAATCAGATCATTGCTCAATACTATCAGCTAATTCGCTTGGGATTTGAG GGTTACAAGAATATAATGGAGAATTGCCAAGAAAACGCGAAGATCCTAAGGGAAGGATTGGAAAAAACCGAGAGATTCAACATAATATCGAAAGACATTGGAGTCCCATTAGTGGCATTCTCCTTGAAAGACAATAGTCTTCACAATGAGTTTGAGATTTCCGACATGATGAGGAGGTTCGGCTGGATAATACCAGCTTACTCTATGCCTCCAGACGCAGAGCACGTGACTGTGCTCCGTGTGGTGATCAGAGAAGACTTCTCCAGAACCCTTGCTGATCGCCTAGTCAATGACATTCTCAAGGTTCTCGTCGAGCTTGATGCCCTCCCTGCACGCGCTAGTGCTAAGTTATCTGTCGCGTCTGGGGCTGAGGAGGTGTCAAGGAAGAAGACTGCGATGGAGGTGCAGATGGAGGTGTGCAACGTCTGGAAGAAGTTTGTGACTGACAAGAAGAATTACAAAACTAATGGTGTTTGCTAA
- the LOC141599484 gene encoding uncharacterized protein LOC141599484 → MDDTRASSSSSRKRPFIGVEEDDSIKPQAKRVRFPKGKKVKPETPSFEPVNEDVEMPTAPPDLSDPRTAAKERARRRGQMTTQLFTEDVGEVALSRISAAEVRYQESETFVDDGIAMEPFNLEKEREEGYFDEAGNFVEYVTEKEEKDAWLDSVEVDPKLAERLSSVRKNDDEEKETSPDDVGKMKRRIANALEPGETVLQALKRLKGHSRDKKAKMSPEAKHVFDQLTEDAMKLMENGDYNVYHEEKEVFEREAEGYEALARARNGEEEFDMFGDEPNEKDAKQNNGTSMPVEGTNGQLAADMESQDLGGSWAGQSDYVYDEASGYYYSNSSGYYYDPSTGLFCAASSGQWYKYNDETGGYDEVQSEPDAPSHNS, encoded by the exons ATGGACGATACAAGAGCTTCTTCTTCATCCTCTCGCAAGCGCCCCTTCATTGGCGTTGAAGAGGACGACTCCATTAAACCTCA GGCAAAACGAGTGAGGTTCCCGAAAGGCAAGAAAGTTAAACCTGAAACGCCGTCATTTGAGCCGGTCAATGAGGATGTCGAAATGCCGACCGCGCCGCCGGATTTGTCGGATCCACGCACTGCCGCAAAGGAGCGCGCACGCCGCCGTGGACAAATGACTACTCAGCTATTCACTGAGGATGTAGGTGAGGTTGCTTTGAGTCGTATTTCCGCCGCCGAAGTTCGTTATCAG GAGAGTGAAACTTTTGTTGATGATGGAATTGCAATGGAGCCTTTTAATCTGGAAAAAGAAAGGGAGGAAGGTTACTTTGACGAAGCAGGGAATTTTGTGGAATATGTTACTGAAAAGGAAGAAAAG GATGCATGGCTGGATAGTGTTGAAGTCGACCCAAAGCTGGCTGAGAGGCTTTCCTCTGTTCGTAAGAATGATGATGAAGAGAAAGAAACGTCCCCTGATGATGTTGGGAAAATGAAGCGACGTATTGCGAATGCTCTTGAACCTGGTGAAACT GTTCTGCAAGCCCTGAAACGATTAAAAGGTCACTCTCGCGACAAGAAGGCCAAAATGTCACCTGAAGCAAAGCATGTTTTTGACCAGCTTACAGAAGATGCTATGAAGCTCATGGAGAATGGAGATTACA ACGTATAtcatgaagaaaaggaggttttTGAGCGCGAAGCAG AAGGATATGAGGCATTAGCTCGAGCAAGAAATGGAGAGGAGGAATTTGACATGTTTGGTGATGAACCTAACGAGAAGGATGCAAAGCAAAATAATGGAACTTCTATGCCTGTTGAAGGCACAAATGGTCAGCTGGCAGCTGATATGGAAAGCCAAGATTTAGGAG GTTCTTGGGCAGGGCAAAGCGATTATGTATATGATGAAGCTTCTGG GTATTATTACAGCAACAGTTCGGGATATTACTATGACCCATCTACAGGATTGTTTTGCGCTGCATCCTCAGGACAGTG GTACAAATACAACGATGAAACTGGCGGTTATGACGAAGTTCAATCAGAACCTGATGCACCATCGCACAACAGCTGA